In one Rhopalosiphum padi isolate XX-2018 chromosome 3, ASM2088224v1, whole genome shotgun sequence genomic region, the following are encoded:
- the LOC132926704 gene encoding titin-like has protein sequence MSSMCPSVEEPGVNQETPPSVGELKILKETPSSDREQEVSKETLPSAEDQEDLKETPSSDGEQEVLKETPTSIEEQEDLKEIPPSNGEHVVLKENPPSIEEHEDLKETPPSNEEHVVLKETPPSIEEHEDLKETPSSNEGHVVLKETSPSIEEQDDLKETPSLDGEQEVLKENLPSVEDQKDIKETTTPVEEQFLKGSLLSDADLEDLNKNPPYEGEVEVLLNESEIKIEPIEPIEPVEENTSDIEYDDILEDDDISEDDSIIYISSGEEDVKPVPKAIPIPPYYTNNVSESHNVVPKQCLSTPPSNIPMECITIIDSDSDEEEKLKPSRKRKRSLHMPFIEIENTRKTMKPGPKSKTRNIVTIHEMLTKARELGLGPIMSSDEDDYYSDESEGTEGTDSVDIIDLASSSDDETDNIEPKVTEFVADSKATCSSDNVKENSINGENKIINNKLGEVLDDMTNETEVLENAIDLTQITEDENMDNKEFTNIEIDPTQITEDENMDNEELTNIEIDPTQITEDENMDKKEFTNIEIDPTQITEDENMDNEELTNIEIDPTQITEDENMDNEELTNIEIDPTQITEDENMDNEELTNIEIDPTQITEDENMDNEELTNIEIDPTQITEDENMDNKEFTNIEIDPTQITEDENMDNEELTNIEIDPTQITEDENMDNKEFTNIEIDPTQITEDENMDNKEFTNIEIPSTQIIDGSYNNEIDKKNSLNDTNELLKVGE, from the coding sequence ATGTCATCAATGTGTCCTTCTGTAGAAGAGCCAGGGGTTAATCAAGAAACACCCCCGTCTGTAGGAGAGCTGAAGATTTTAAAAGAAACTCCATCTTCAGATAGAGAACAAGAGGTTTCAAAAGAAACCCTCCCTTCTGCTGAAGACCAAGAGGATCTAAAAGAAACTCCATCTTCAGATGGAGAACAAGAGGTTTTAAAAGAAACCCCCACTTCTATCGAAGAACAAGAGGATCTAAAAGAAATTCCACCTTCAAATGGAGAGCATGTGGTTTTAAAAGAAAACCCCCCTTCTATCGAAGAACATGAGGATCTAAAAGAAACTCCACCTTCAAATGAAGAGCATGTGGTTTTAAAAGAAACCCCCCCTTCTATCGAAGAACATGAGGATCTAAAAGAAACTCCATCATCAAATGAAGGGCATGTGGTTTTAAAAGAAACCTCCCCTTCTATCGAAGAACAAGATGATCTAAAAGAAACTCCATCTTTAGATGGAGAACAAGAGGTCTTAAAAGAAAACCTCCCTTCTGTCGAAGACCAAAAGGATATAAAAGAAACCACCACTCCTGTTGAAGAACAGTTTCTAAAAGGATCCCTCCTTTCAGATGCAGACCTAGAGGATCTAAACAAAAATCCTCCTTATGAAGGAGAAGTGGAGGTTCTCTTAAATgaatctgaaataaaaatagaaccAATAGAACCAATAGAACCAGTTGAAGAAAATACTTCAGATATTGAATATGACGACATTTTAGAAGATGACGACATTTCAGAAGAtgactctataatatatatttcaagcGGTGAAGAAGATGTAAAACCAGTACCAAAAGCAATACCTATACCACCATACTATACTAATAATGTAAGTGAATCACATAACGTTGTACCAAAGCAATGTTTGTCTACACCGCCATCTAATATTCCCATGGAATGTATCACTATTATAGATAGTGATAGTGAtgaagaagaaaaattaaaacctaGTCGCAAACGAAAAAGAAGTTTGCATATGCCATTCATTGAGATAGAAAATACTAGAAAAACTATGAAACCAGGGCCAAAGTCAAAAACAAGAAACATTGTTACAATTCATGAAATGTTAACTAAAGCAAGAGAGTTGGGGTTAGGTCCAATAATGTCATCTGATGAAGATGATTACTACAGTGATGAAAGCGAAGGTACCGAAGGTACCGATTCGGTCGATATAATAGATCTTGCCTCTTCAAGTGATGATGAAACTGATAATATAGAACCTAAGGTCACAGAATTTGTAGCTGATAGTAAAGCTACTTGTTCATCTGATAATGTAAAAGAAAATTCGATCAatggtgaaaataaaattataaataacaaattaggTGAAGTATTAGATGATATGACAAATGAAACTGAAGTATTAGAGAACGCGATTGATCTAACTCAAATAACAGAAGATGAAAATATGGACAACAAAGAATTCACAAATATAGAAATTGATCCAACTCAAATAACAGAAGATGAAAATATGGACAACGAAGAACTCACAAATATAGAAATTGATCCAACTCAAATAACAGAAGATGAAAATATGGACAAAAAAGAATTCACAAATATAGAAATTGATCCAACTCAAATAACAGAAGATGAAAATATGGACAACGAAGAACTCACAAATATAGAAATTGATCCAACTCAAATAACAGAAGATGAAAATATGGACAACGAAGAACTCACAAATATAGAAATTGATCCAACTCAAATAACAGAAGATGAAAATATGGACAACGAAGAACTCACAAATATAGAAATTGATCCAACTCAAATAACAGAAGATGAAAATATGGACAACGAAGAACTCACAAATATAGAAATTGATCCAACTCAAATAACAGAAGATGAAAATATGGACAACAAAGAATTCACAAATATAGAAATTGATCCAACTCAAATAACAGAAGATGAAAATATGGACAACGAAGAACTCACAAATATAGAAATTGATCCAACTCAAATAACAGAAGATGAAAATATGGACAACAAAGAATTCACAAATATAGAAATTGATCCAACTCAAATAACAGAAGATGAAAATATGGACAACAAAGAATTCACAAATATAGAAATTCCTTCAACTCAAATAATAGATGGAAGTTACAATAATGAAATAGATAAAAAGAATAGCTTAAACGATACAAATGAGCTATTAAAAGTTGGAGAATAA